In Papaver somniferum cultivar HN1 chromosome 9, ASM357369v1, whole genome shotgun sequence, the genomic stretch tagctaacttcggttaattattattgagccaacttaatatacacgtttaggtacggttcattcATTTCTAAATATAAGTATACTTCATTTGTTTGTATCAAGCTAAACCATCTAACAATggagattgatttcttattttctaagcaaactaagcttgaatattaaatcaggtTATCATCTAAGGGTGATTATTAATTGATTTGTtaaaaagctatcttagctttgattgtaagcaaccctgatttgaaatagtATATAAGGAGAAGCTCTAGcatctgagaaacctaatcccgacactttgtGTGTAAtaattgcaaactagagtcgattatatATTAACCTAGGTTTCTAGTTCTTATGAAAACCATTACTAGGTTTAACGATTTAATGGCTTctcttgggattcgtgaagccaagtccaactattttctttgtagttgtgtatcctgatcttactttttttctatcgtattgagtacaatcttctctaagattttctccagATTTctttccgataggtaagatataaaaagtaatcacaacagtttcttcgtcccagactcttgtgattatgtaataacttcttctgttaatcagttaggttattgtgaggtgaataatattctaggctgctcttcaggtgtataagaccggattattagttttgtttcttgttcaccttgatatttatcttaagacgaaaaacaaaaatagaacagacttatctgtgggaaacaaatttgtttataagtcttcgactttgggtcgtagaaacttctaggatgtaaaggacgtcatctaggggaatcaagtgcgcagggtcttgcgagattaaagaggcgtaaggaacgcgattgtaccttaatcggtgtgagacttggttagggattaactgcattccagtccgaagttaacttgtagtacgcTAGAGTCTGtaatggcttaatacaatgtggtgttcaagtttggactaggtcccggagattttctgcatttgcagtttcctcgttaacaaaatttctggcatatgtgttatttcttttccgcattatattttctttatataattgaaatatcaaaggttgtgcgttgttcaatcacagttgataaatccgaccttgttagTTGGGTAGAACTTGATTAGCACTCGGACATTGTTCCTTGGTACCATCTGATTTATTCTTATAACAATCACGTTCACAGATTCCTATtagtttgatttactgattgtattgaaaaagagataaagctcttacatatctttcttgattgagtttatTAAGTtaatactctcggaattatattggattttagtccatacagatttccgaacgaaattgTTAGGTGTGGCTGTTGTACCCCGCGCTTTCAGATTGATTGAATCACAGGTTTATTGGGTAGTTGCGGGATAAACTAAAATGAGGGGAAGttttttgaccaggtcaataaaGACTGACCTTTTGTTTCGTTGTTGCAAAAATTTGGCAAAAAGCTACAGTTTGTTGCTAAATTTATACCAGAAAATGGAAGTTCGCTGAGTTACTCAAGTATTTAGCAACATCAATAAAAATTTTGCAACTGTTCAAATATGTTGTTAAATTTCTATCGCAAAATTTTGGGCCAGTCTTCTTTGACTTGGTAACATTTAGCAACAAAGAATAAAATTTTGCAACTGCTAACTGGTTGTTGCTAATTTTTCGCAAAATCTGTTACAAAAACTGTGGGGGCTCAAAATTTGAAATAACTGTATTTCCATTGCGACCCCAATTTGCAACATCGGTCAGTTTCTAAGTCCATTTTTGGTGTACTGTAATATCACCAATCTAAGCCATTTATCTCACAGAATCAACGACAATAGCTGTTGTTGTCGACTGTTTTCAGGGAAACATATTCGACTTTGAATTGATTTTCcgtgtttcaaaaccctaaccaaGTCTGAAACGAACTCTACTCCTCACACAATCAACGACAATAGCTCTTGTTGTCGACTATTTTCAGGGAAACATATTCAACTTTAAATTGATTTTCcgagtttaaaccctaaccaAGTCTGAAACAGATTCAACTTTGAATTGTTTCCCCTGTTTACTGTTTCCCTTCGTTATTCTATTGTAAACATTCTCAAATCTTTTATTTTCAGGATTCATGAACCCATACATCAAATTGAATCTAGTTAAAATGATGAATTTTCAATTCATAGTATAAAGTTGCAAATATCCAATTCATGAATTAGCACGAACACATAATCTCGAATTCATAGTACAAAATTACAAATACTAAATTGTATATACGAAAGAATAAAAAGAGAGAAGGTTTAGACATGAATGCAATCGATATTTTTTCTCTTATAAGGTACAAGTTATTAGAAAAATTGTGAAGAGTAGTTGTCCAGTTAGGTAATATTGCCACATATCTTGGGCTTTTTCAATGGCATTTGACTGATCCGGTGGCCTTAGACAGAGTAGTTAGCTAAGGGTGTTATGActtggtttggttcggtttttgctcaaaccagaACCAGAACCGAAACCGTTACTCCTGGggtttaattaatttttcaaacCAAAATCATGCTATTGACCCAACGGTTTCGATTTTTAGTTTTATCATTGTGTTCCGGTTTTATCATTCGGTTTCGATTTTATCATTATTTTGTCAGTTTTATGTTACTGACAGTTAACAAAAGAAAATACCAATAGAAAGAAATGAAAGATCAAAAAAGTTAAGACATTATAATTAAATGTTGACTTTTATGGTTTAAATTTACGAATAAAATTGAAGGGTACATTAATTAATACCCCaagttttgacacccaataaatatatccttatacaacaataaatatacccttgttattttaaaacCTTATCCACTTAAAAATAGATTACATCAATACCCTCaatcatataaaaaaaattaatttcaaaatacaacgaactTGTTTCTTTACCACCTCAAGACTGCGACCTCCATCGTTCCACCACCACatgtccaccaccaccaccaatatttcACCACCACCGCTCAACGAACACCACCTACTAACCGTCGCCACCACTCCACCACCTAAACACGACAACCACTGGAACACCACCGCCGCCAAAGCCGCCGCCGCCACCGgttgtgtcaacaaccaaagttgatcctaaatgaaaatcagaaaataagaataaaaaatatGGTGTCAACTGCCGATGTTTATCCAAAAATATggcgtcaacaaccgaagttgatcccaaaacaaaaatcaaaacattaaaaataaaataatatggtgtcaacaaccaaagttgatcccaaaacaaaaaccagaaaaaagaaaatggtgtcaacaaccgaagttgatcctaaaacaaaagttataaaataaggaaaaaaagaaaatggtATCAACAACCGAAATTGATCCCAGAAAAAAAAATGGTGCCAACAAACGAAGTTGATCCACAGAACAAAAATCAGTaaatgataaaaaaagaaaatacagtgtcaacaatcaaagttgatccctagatatggtatcaacaaccaaagttgatcccagaaACTGATGTACCGAAATTAGTGAGCCAGACATTAAAtatggtatcaacaaccaaagttgatcccagaaACTGATGTACTGAAATTAGTGAACCagacgtgaatcgaacacgcatctTCTGACTAGAGTCAGTTGTGATATCATTACACCACAGATTTTGAGAGAGACAATATATTTTGCAAGGATCAAGAACTGGAAACCGAACAACAAATGCTGATccgtaaaagaaaaatgattctcTCTTATATACCTGCAATAAATACTGACACATTtttttgcaaatattttgaaaaatcaTTATGAAGGTATGGCTTTCCATTTTTCCCATCGAAGAACATAAGTCCAAGGAAAAGTTATTTACTGTAAGCTTAGACAAAGATACTTCTATGTAAATATACATTTAACATGTATGCAAGATCATATACAACTGATATCTGTCAAACTcatcctccgttcttttttaataggctggttttgactttagagaaaattaaggaaattaagagaatcaatcattgaaagtggtcctcatggcacttgtcaataaaagaagtgaagtgaaatggttcccatgacacttgtcagcaaaagaaataaaatgaaatgGTCCAtaaacacttgtcatcaaaagaacttaagagaaaagtggtcccagaaaactaaagtaacatttgactttcccaattattTATAGAAATTGACCAGCCTATTATTttcaaacatttatttatagaaaccagcctattatttaagAACGGAAGGAGTATATGGAAGGAGTATATAGTAAGGAAACCAACTGTATCAAGCTAGAAAAAGGGATTTAGACAGTTAAATATACTCTAGTAATCCATTAGATGGATTCCATTGCTTGATAAAATAATGGATTTCATTAAGCATCAATCATAGTACATAACTTGCCTAAAAGCTAATAATACGTTCTGTATATCAGCAAAGTTCCATCTATGAGCATCAATGCTAGTGACATAGCTTGCCTAAACCTCTATCTGGACGTTAATGCTCAAACCATCAAGTTGGTTAAGCAGTTCCAACATTGTCCGCTATAATTCCGATCTCCATTGGTGTCATTATAATAGAACGAAAATCGAAAAGGAATGAGAAGAAAAACATGTTACTGAGAAGTATAAACATATAAATTATCGAGTTTAACCATGAGATTTCACCTCAAAATTGAAACACCTGGAACACATTTCATTGAGACATAAACATCACGTACCTATCAAATTGCTTAGATCCATTTGTGTCAATCTcatcgatgaagatgatgaaagggCTTTCTCCTTCACAAGTTTAAACGCATCACGGACAAGTTTAGCTCCATCACCAATGAACATCTGAATCATATCCAGGACCAAAGGGAAACAGACTATGCTTTAAACTCAAATGCTTGGATAAAAAGTAAATCCAAATTAATATTTGACAGTTCCGTCACACAAGACAGGAAgtaataaaatatgaattgtacCCCTTAATTCAAAATGTTGCAGGACAGATACAGAGAACTTTTGCAAGAATATATGGGTTTAGAAAGTAAGGTTACCTGAACCAATTGAGGACCTGCTAGCTTCAAAAATGTTGCATTTGTTTCTGCCACACATGCAGGGGCCATCAACGTCTTGCCTGTTCCAAGAGGTCTTTCCGGTAGAACTCCTTTGGGTTGTTTGATTCCTATTTTCACAAACTTGTCTGCGTGAGTAATTGGCAAAGCAATTGCTTCTTTAAGTTCTTGCATCTGCAAAACAGTATAAAACAATCATAGTTTTCAGTGAAATCAGTGGATTGTGATCATTATCCACATAATAAATGTGCAGCAGTTCAGAATAAAAAGTAGTTCAGAATAAAAAGTTTACCTGTAGTTCTAGCCCACCAATATCATTGTAGTCTTCTGTTGAATTTTAAACTGATAAGCAGAAATTAAAAAGAACACCAAATAGGCATGGTACATAGCTAATGCTTACCAGTCTGAGTTGAGCggaaatcaccaccaccaccaatatttGTATACCCTTCTTCTTTCACAGCCATACGAaatcaacaccaccatctcccaaCCAAAAGAACACACCCAatctccaccaccacaaccaccaccacaactacAATAACCACCACTATCTTTATCACCGATTTTATCATTCCGACCCAAccaccaccagaaacaacaaaaaactagttataccaccaccgccgccgccaccaccaggCACCAGCAGAAACTTAATTAAACAAGAGAAAGAAGATAATCGATGCAATCTCATTTTATCTCCATCACCACTTTAGAAAACGAAGGAATTTAAATTTGGATCtgtaatccaaaaaaaaaaagataatcaaTAACACTTCTCAATCTGTTTGTTCATAATCTGGCTGCGGCGGCTTCGACAATGATGGTGAAATTTTGGAAAACAATGATGGATTGTTGATGGTGGCGacaaagatggtggtggtgggtttAGTTTGGTTTAATTTTCGATAGATCTCTCTCTCAATCTCGATCTAAATCTCTTCTTTCTCACTTAGGAATGGTAGTGGTGCTGGTTATGGTGGCGGAGGACGacgtggtggtggcggcgacggagCAAGTGGTGGTAGTTGCAGAGGTGCTTGTGATAAGTCcaaagagaaggagagagaaaaaagaaataaaatttctgATTTGGAAATGAATCGATCTCCCGTAGGATTAAAAGGGGAAGGGTAAAtatggaaagaaaaagaaatattaaTGGACCCTAATTTTTCATAGATGGATAGAGGTATATCTATTTTATGATAAGGGTATTTATGAAGCCCATCAAAACAAGAGTTATTTATTCAACTAATGATTGAGATTAATtatagtaggaattacctatagatctTATTATAATGGTATTAGTTAGTGGCAAGTCCATCCACTAAAGCCCAATAACCAGAGGTCCTTTTTTTATAAAAAGGAAAATTATGGACCCATGTTTTTATCAGCAAGTCCTAGCACACGTGTGAATTTTGGTCGAAATACCAATAATATCCTTAATATGTAGGAATATAAGAAAAATTCTTATCATAACATTCTTTTCATTTCTCTCTGATCATTTTTCGTCTCGAAGGAGCTCTGGCAACGAATGTTTTATTGAGATCATGCGATTTTGGGAAATCAAGCTTCGATTGATTGTAACTTGTAAGTTGATTTACCTATTATTGATCTTTAATTCAGGTTTCTTCTTGATTCAATCTTAATCTGAGATCCAAATCTTTTGATTCCTTGGAGAGAAATTAAGAATTAAGATTTTTGGGTTACGGAAAGAGGAATTGAACTCGGTTTTTTGTGTGGTTACGATCTTTATTCTTGATTCGttaatttttttacttcaatttttataaaaatacttCAGATCTAGATACATAATCATGTTTTAGGTTCATTTCGTTAGTAGATCTaattttttagtttcattttgttggtctttggtttgtttttagtttgcttttgtgtattaatcatcagtacgtacatgatgtactggtggtttttgatgaaaatagtccagatctagttataaaatcatgttttacgttCGTTTCATTTGGAGATAtgatattttagtttcattttgttggcttttggttttgtttctgtttggttttgtgtattaaccatcagttcgtatatgacgtactgattttttgtgtttactatgcatctatatgttttgcttgtgtattaaccacagtacgtatatgacgtactatTTGTATGAATCTCAATCGTAATTATTCGATTTTTTGATTAAATTATGatgtttttagcttatttgaactctcaatttgattttcttgttattttcgttctttattttctaataaaatcatgcttgtttattgtttcaggggtattatctagcagtacatatgtcgcatactaataaaaattacttttgattctgttttattcttagttttatcacttgttgttgtttgatccataagtacatatcttccatactgaaataatactctttcgattctgtttttttatagattcattccatgcagttgttttttagttcatgaatcagcagtacatatgtgacatactgatacaaactgctttttgattatgttttattcttagttttatcacttgttgttgtttcatccataagtACATATATGCGATACTGAAATGAGACTCTCTCGATTTAGTTATTTTTCTTCATGGAGTTGTTTTAGACAGTGAATTAACAATACATATATTGAATACTGAAAAAGTTGTTCTTTGAATCTGTTTTATACATAGATTTTAGTCAgttaattcttatgattttgtcagtacatatatggaataccgaAATAAAACTGAACCATCGTTAGGTAGTATTAATCTTGATGTTGTCATATTACTTGTACTATTCATTTTTGTTCTGTTATTCATATAtggattgttgttgtgttttaattgttacattttggtcacatttacaggttcaatatgtctGATGTTAAGAGTGTTGGCGCGTTTTGGAGGAAGTGGTCCAATGGGAGTGGAGCACTAGAGAgatcctgttttttttttaacctgtaagcagtgtagcagatatgtactcaaattatgtaagcagtgtaacgaatatgtactcgaatttcatAAAcaatgtagcagatatgtactcgatataatgagcatgtagacacacacgtttggtagtcagGGTATTgtggtcatttccatgttttaattaattgtggaccttcagataaaagaaaattctggttggaccctactataaataaccttatgggcttaggaccaaacaagaaattttccttaatTATATCAATACTAATtggttttatcattgttattCGGTTTGTTTTTTATATctaaccaaaaccgaaaccattaCTGTAGGTTTTTATCTTTCTAAACAAAAACCATCTATTAGTAAATGGTTATGCTCGTTTTTCTCTGATTAGTGTGATTATGTTCGTTTTTTACGGATAACGACCGCTACCACCCCTATCTGTGgcattttatataattttataaAAACGCCAACACTTGATTACTTTATTATACCGGATATTAAAGTGTGGCATTTTCTTGCTACATCTTTGCTGCCGAAAAATGCAGCTATCGTTCCTTGTTTATGTCAAACAGATATCCCTCAAAACTAAACTCCCTTGTTCGGACGGGACACCGACACCAATCTGAATTTATTTCGGTTTGGATTATCTTAGGAGTCGTACTTTAGATAGACTTGGTTTTATGTTCCTTAGTTACTTAGGACTTTTGCTTTATGTCTCCAGTATTTGCTTTAGACTAGGATTCTATATCTCGTCATATAAATACTCTCCTGCTCATTGAACTTTTATATCAATATAGTTGACGTGGTTGATCTTCGATCATGGTTATCATCTATTAGTATTCGGGT encodes the following:
- the LOC113313718 gene encoding 26S proteasome regulatory subunit 6A homolog isoform X2, which gives rise to MAVKEEGYTNIGGGGDFRSTQTDYNDIGGLELQMQELKEAIALPITHADKFVKIGIKQPKGVLPERPLGTGKTLMAPACVAETNATFLKLAGPQLVQMFIGDGAKLVRDAFKLVKEKALSSSSSMRLTQMDLSNLIGSTLVVDTTGGGGGFGGGGVPVVVVFRWWSGGDG
- the LOC113313718 gene encoding 26S proteasome regulatory subunit 6A homolog isoform X4; amino-acid sequence: MQELKEAIALPITHADKFVKIGIKQPKGVLPERPLGTGKTLMAPACVAETNATFLKLAGPQLVQMFIGDGAKLVRDAFKLVKEKALSSSSSMRLTQMDLSNLIGSTLVVDTTGGGGGFGGGGVPVVVVFRWWSGGDG
- the LOC113313718 gene encoding 26S proteasome regulatory subunit 6A homolog isoform X3, with product MAVKEEGYTNIGGGGDFRSTQTGIKQPKGVLPERPLGTGKTLMAPACVAETNATFLKLAGPQLVQMFIGDGAKLVRDAFKLVKEKALSSSSSMRLTQMDLSNLIGSTLVVDTTGGGGGFGGGGVPVVVVFRWWSGGDG
- the LOC113313718 gene encoding 26S proteasome regulatory subunit 6A homolog isoform X1, which produces MAVKEEGYTNIGGGGDFRSTQTEDYNDIGGLELQMQELKEAIALPITHADKFVKIGIKQPKGVLPERPLGTGKTLMAPACVAETNATFLKLAGPQLVQMFIGDGAKLVRDAFKLVKEKALSSSSSMRLTQMDLSNLIGSTLVVDTTGGGGGFGGGGVPVVVVFRWWSGGDG